One Rosa chinensis cultivar Old Blush chromosome 5, RchiOBHm-V2, whole genome shotgun sequence genomic region harbors:
- the LOC112202783 gene encoding two-component response regulator ARR17, translated as MGLNGDEKPHVLAVDDSVLDRKIIERLLTNSSCKVTTAEDAHGALELLGLADGQQNFSNTVSDVNMIITDYCMPGMTGYELLKKIKESPTAKEIPVVVVSSENIQTRIEKCLEEGAEEFLLKPLRQSDVKRLRCHLTKDGNPTDEGMLCVGR; from the exons ATGGGGTTAAATGGGGATGAAAAGCCTCATGTTTTGGCTGTTGATGATAGCGTTTTGGACCGTAAAATCATCGAGAGGTTACTCACCAATTCTTCATGCAAAG TGACTACAGCGGAGGATGCACATGGAGCACTGGAGCTGTTGGGTTTGGCAGATGGGCAACAGAACTTCTCTAACACC GTTTCCGACGTTAACATGATAATCACTGATTACTGCATGCCAGGAATGACAGGGTACGAgctactaaaaaaaataaag GAATCACCAACAGCGAAGGAGATACCAGTAGTTGTTGTATCATCTGAGAACATACAGACACGAATTGAAAA GTGCCTTGAGGAAGGTGCTGAAGAGTTCTTACTGAAGCCTCTCCGACAGTCGGATGTTAAAAGATTGAGATGCCATCTAACAAAGGATGGAAACCCTACTGATGAGGGGATGCTCTGTGTGGGAAGATGA
- the LOC112167386 gene encoding uncharacterized protein LOC112167386 isoform X2, with product MGDKATLAKARKELEDMYEGIPDDSVNLTFQDFADLSISTTADKRKPTHTLESISEFKSQNPMARLPSLDFNRALQASKNNHRINEDVVDPYRGQGGHRYGGGDHHGDDQGHNFNHHMMSGHGGVEMSSISMATSTTYDHHDVSGVSMASTAVHQQDRGGRRRPGVPHSNICTICSTYIYIFRHRCLVCGRVYCRQCVMVGMGEMTEGRKCVQCLGRRFSQRYIQKAGKVGCCSRYPSAVKQAELKWAEKGPRRYGGNGPYGHSTMGTPRSKSPVTPRTPRTPIRAHAPPSPGPNSFVTSSSYSPYSPSHHHLPF from the exons ATGGGGGACAAGGCAACATTAGCAAAGGCAAGAAAGGAGCTTGAAGATATGTATGAAGGCATACCAGATGACTCAGTGAACCTCACTTTCCAAGACTTTGCAGACCTCAGTATAAGCACTACTGCAGACAAGAGAAAACCCACTCACACTTTGGAATCCATTTCCGAATTCAAGTCCCAGAACCCCATGGCCAGACTTCCTAGCCTCGATTTCAACAGAGCCTTGCAAGCATCCAAGAACAACCACCGCATCAACGAAGACGTTGTTGACCCCTACAGAG GCCAGGGAGGCCATCGATACGGTGGTGGCGATCATCATGGTGATGACCAAGGCCATAACTTTAATCATCATATGATGAGTGGTCATGGAGGAGTGGAGATGAGTAGCATAAGCATGGCTACTAGTACTACTTATGATCATCATGATGTGAGCGGCGTAAGCATGGCTTCGACTGCCGTGCACCAGCAAGATAGAGGTGGAAGGCGAAGGCCTGGGGTTCCTCACTCCAATATCTGCACCATTTGTAGTACCTACATCTATATTTTCCGCCATCGCTGCCTG GTTTGTGGAAGAGTGTATTGCAGGCAATGTGTGATGGTAGGGATGGGAGAAATGACAGAAGGTAGAAAATGCGTCCAGTGTCTTGGGAGGCGATTTAGCCAAAG GTACATACAAAAAGCAGGAAAGGTTGGATGTTGTTCAAGGTACCCTAGCGCGGTGAAGCAAGCAGAGCTCAAGTGGGCCGAGAAAGGGCCCAGAAGGTATGGTGGAAATGGGCCTTACGGTCACAGCACCATGGGAACACCCAGATCAAAAAGCCCAGTAACTCCAAGAACTCCACGGACCCCAATCAGGGCCCATGCTCCTCCTAGTCCTGGCCCAAATTCCTTTGTCACCAGTTCATCATACTCTCCTTATTCTCCCAGTCACCACCACCTCCCTTTCTAG
- the LOC112167386 gene encoding uncharacterized protein LOC112167386 isoform X1: protein MGDKATLAKARKELEDMYEGIPDDSVNLTFQDFADLSISTTADKRKPTHTLESISEFKSQNPMARLPSLDFNRALQASKNNHRINEDVVDPYRGNHHNLHHQNNHYHLDANSHRGHAGQGGHRYGGGDHHGDDQGHNFNHHMMSGHGGVEMSSISMATSTTYDHHDVSGVSMASTAVHQQDRGGRRRPGVPHSNICTICSTYIYIFRHRCLVCGRVYCRQCVMVGMGEMTEGRKCVQCLGRRFSQRYIQKAGKVGCCSRYPSAVKQAELKWAEKGPRRYGGNGPYGHSTMGTPRSKSPVTPRTPRTPIRAHAPPSPGPNSFVTSSSYSPYSPSHHHLPF from the exons ATGGGGGACAAGGCAACATTAGCAAAGGCAAGAAAGGAGCTTGAAGATATGTATGAAGGCATACCAGATGACTCAGTGAACCTCACTTTCCAAGACTTTGCAGACCTCAGTATAAGCACTACTGCAGACAAGAGAAAACCCACTCACACTTTGGAATCCATTTCCGAATTCAAGTCCCAGAACCCCATGGCCAGACTTCCTAGCCTCGATTTCAACAGAGCCTTGCAAGCATCCAAGAACAACCACCGCATCAACGAAGACGTTGTTGACCCCTACAGAGGTAATCACCATAATCTTCATCACCAGAACAATCACTACCACCTCGACGCTAATAGTCACCGCGGCCATGCAGGCCAGGGAGGCCATCGATACGGTGGTGGCGATCATCATGGTGATGACCAAGGCCATAACTTTAATCATCATATGATGAGTGGTCATGGAGGAGTGGAGATGAGTAGCATAAGCATGGCTACTAGTACTACTTATGATCATCATGATGTGAGCGGCGTAAGCATGGCTTCGACTGCCGTGCACCAGCAAGATAGAGGTGGAAGGCGAAGGCCTGGGGTTCCTCACTCCAATATCTGCACCATTTGTAGTACCTACATCTATATTTTCCGCCATCGCTGCCTG GTTTGTGGAAGAGTGTATTGCAGGCAATGTGTGATGGTAGGGATGGGAGAAATGACAGAAGGTAGAAAATGCGTCCAGTGTCTTGGGAGGCGATTTAGCCAAAG GTACATACAAAAAGCAGGAAAGGTTGGATGTTGTTCAAGGTACCCTAGCGCGGTGAAGCAAGCAGAGCTCAAGTGGGCCGAGAAAGGGCCCAGAAGGTATGGTGGAAATGGGCCTTACGGTCACAGCACCATGGGAACACCCAGATCAAAAAGCCCAGTAACTCCAAGAACTCCACGGACCCCAATCAGGGCCCATGCTCCTCCTAGTCCTGGCCCAAATTCCTTTGTCACCAGTTCATCATACTCTCCTTATTCTCCCAGTCACCACCACCTCCCTTTCTAG
- the LOC112167387 gene encoding Werner Syndrome-like exonuclease isoform X1 codes for MTSKYLVNPFQSHDEIYLLSPKARNHGTVIQLQPNFLTRMAISIVDHELPYDTHNLYDVTFYNDQIHTLVTHSAPMVESWLSEIMPIINENPIVGLDVEWRPNFNSNSDHPIATLQLCVDHRCLIFQLIHAQNIPQSLFDFLANGSYKFVGAGIQNDTEKLLLDYDLKVTNTVNLGALAATKLGRSELKNAGLKGLSKEVLRKELQKSRKVTMSRWDNEWLTCNQVQYACIDAFISSEIGRQLTAMA; via the exons ATGACCAGTAAGTATCTAGTAAACCCGTTTCAAAGTCACGATGAGATTTACTTGCTCTCTCCAAAAGCAAGAAACCACGGCACTGTAATCCAACTTCAACCCAATTTTCTG ACCAGAATGGCCATCAGCATAGTAGACCACGAATTGCCATACGACACCCACAATCTCTACGATGTAACATTTTACAATGATCAAATCCACACCCTAGTCACTCACAGCGCACCCATGGTGGAATCCTGGCTCTCTGAAATCATGCCCATAATCAATGAAAACCCAATTGTAGGCCTGGACGTGGAGTGGCGTCCTAATTTTAACAGCAACAGCGACCACCCAATTGCGACCTTGCAGCTTTGTGTGGACCATCGTTGCCTCATCTTCCAACTCATCCACGCCCAGAACATCCCACAATCGCTCTTTGATTTTCTTGCTAATGGCAGTTACAAATTTGTGGGTGCTGGGATCCAGAATGATACAGAGAAGCTCCTTCTGGACTATGACTTGAAGGTGACCAATACTGTTAATCTTGGGGCTTTGGCAGCGACTAAATTGGGTAGGAGTGAGTTGAAGAATGCTGGGTTGAAGGGCCTGTCTAAAGAGGTGCTTAGGAAGGAGCTCCAGAAGTCTAGGAAGGTGACAATGAGTAGGTGGGATAATGAGTGGCTCACTTGTAATCAGGTTCAGTAtgcttgtattgatgcttttATTTCCTCTGAGATTGGGAGGCAGTTAACTGCCATGGCTTGA
- the LOC112202780 gene encoding B3 domain-containing transcription repressor VAL2, which produces MATKICMNVSCGTSNTHEWKNGWPLRSGGFAHLCYKCGAAYEKSVFCDTFHLRETGWRDCSSCHKPLHCGCVASRSLYECLDYGGVGCIACANSSQPRVIQRNDVLNGFGGLTLSNASDRKSTSVEYRAVGDTVDEGKFLQLCGTVDEGKLLQLCKIMEANESTLLPQSPTGEESVFLESNLLPRPQRDDISESLGQTKGQEVIHQIGEVSTGFFSATQSSIGSLTFAQPDNGRTMLEVNHMSIPSSQPSLSMSLGAPSATPNFVQPFSGGHVDIRDQSKSPSAFQQVQKPRPILPRPLKPALPISLETNKGARIARPPAEGRGKNQLLPRYWPRITDQELQKLSGALNSTIVPLFEKVLSASDAGRIGRLVLPKACAEAYFPPISQSEGLPLRIQDVKGNEWTFQFRFWPNNNSRMYVLEGVTPCIQSMQLQAGDTVTFSRIDPGNKLVIGFRKASQSVNMQGTQTSVLPNGTPGETSFSSENLAAGSGDSSLFHMNKGSKDPHLNSPSDHHLAEWDTYMQKSENGHRTSEDLLQPVSNSEKKRTRNIGPKSKRLLMHSEDVLELRLTWEEAQDLLRPPPSVKPSIVTIEDFEFEEYDEPPVFGKRSIFTTGPSKRQEQWAQCDNCSKWRKLPVDILLPPKWTCSDNSWDSSRCSCAAPEEMSPKQLDNLLSSSLSLKGLKKRRKIIEKKEAEEQEPSGLDALASAAILGDNVRDSGEQLVGATTKHPRHRPGCTCIVCIQPPSGKGKHKPSCKCNVCLTVKRRFTTMMQRKNEKRQLEREAENSQRKNDKHKDESEVNGITSGDTALHMNHSAENSQRNNNNHKDESEMNGTTSGDAGLHRNHSSENGASSSHSRTQAAAAESSSARQIDLNCEPFGLFRNSTLQDLLKLAKAASAARPLEKYTNENSLRTMMCEEQAGLASCSLTQANGDNERRLPNEARISSVAWDCPSIGDKVYREPDLD; this is translated from the exons ATGGCGACCAAGATTTGCATGAATGTTTCGTGTGGGACGAGCAATACGCATGAATGGAAGAATGGCTGGCCTTTGCGATCTGGTGGATTTGCCCATCTCTGCTACAAGTGTGG AGCTGCGTATGAGAAGTCAGTTTTCTGCGATACATTTCATTTAAGGGAAACGGGTTGGAGGGACTGCAGTTCGTGCCACAAG CCACTCCACTGTGGATGCGTAGCCTCTAGGTCATTATATGAGTGCCTGGATTACGGGGGTGTAGGGTGCATTGCCTGTGCAAACAGTTCTCAACCTCGTGTG ATCCAGAGGAATGATGTCCTGAATGGTTTTGGTGGACTGACATTAAGTAATGCTAGTGaccgaaaatccacttctgtTGAATATAGAGCGGTTGGTGATACAGTTGATGAGGGCAAATTTTTGCAATTGTGTGGTACTGTTGATGAGGGAAAACTTTTGCAATTATGCAAGATCATGGAGGCTAATGAGTCCACCCTTTTGCCTCAATCTCCGACAGGTGAAGAAAGTGTGTTTCTTGAATCCAATCTTTTGCCTCGACCTCAGAGAGATGATATAAGTGAATCCCTTGGCCAAACCAAAGGACAAGAAGTCATTCATCAAATAGGAGAAGTTAGCACAGGATTTTTTAGTGCCACCCAGTCGTCTATTGGATCGTTAACATTTGCCCAACCAGACAACGGCAGAACAATGTTAGAGGTCAACCATATGAGTATACCATCCTCTCAGCCATCTTTGAGTATGTCTTTGGGAGCCCCATCTGCAACTCCAAATTTCGTACAACCCTTTTCTGGGGGGCACGTGGATATAAGAGACCAGAGTAAGTCACCTTCTGCTTTCCAACAGGTGCAAAAACCTCGTCCTATTTTGCCCAGACCTTTGAAACCTGCCCTCCCTATAAGTTTAGAGACAAATAAAGGTGCGCGCATTGCAAGACCACCTGCTGAAGGACGGGGGAAGAATCAGTTACTTCCCCGATACTGGCCGCGGATTACTGATCAAGAGCTGCAGAAGTTATCGGGAGC TTTGAATTCTACTATTGTGCCACTGTTTGAGAAAGTGCTGAGTGCTAGTGATGCGGGTCGAATTGGTCGCTTGGTTCTCCCAAAAGCATGTGCTGAG GCATATTTTCCTCCTATTTCTCAATCAGAAGGCCTTCCTCTAAGGATTCAAGATGTGAAGGGAAATGAATGGACGTTTCAATTCAGATTTTGGCCAAATAATAATAGCAGGATGTATGTTTTAGAAGGTGTGACACCTTGCATACAATCAATGCAACTGCAAGCTGGTGATACTG TGACATTCAGTCGGATAGATCCTGGAAACAAACTTGTCATAGGGTTTCGAAAGGCATCACAATCTGTAAACATGCAG GGAACCCAAACGTCTGTCCTTCCAAATGGCACACCTGGGGAAACTTCCTTTTCTAGTGAGAATCTGGCTGCAGGAAGTGGTGACTCTAGTCTTTTCCATATGAATAAAGGAAGCAAGGATCCTCACCTAAATTCTCCATCAGACCATCATTTGGCTGAGTGGGATACGTATATGCAGAAAAGTGAGAATGGTCACAGAACAAGTGAGGATTTGCTGCAGCCAGTGTCGAATTCTGAGAAAAAGAGGACCCGGAACATTGGGCCtaaaagtaagagattgctcaTGCATAGTGAAGATGTTCTGGAGCTGAGGCTGACATGGGAAGAAGCACAGGACTTGCTTCGTCCACCGCCAAGCGTCAAACCAAGCATTGTCACTattgaagattttgaatttgaagagTATGAT GAGCCCccagtttttggaaagagatCTATATTCACTACTGGGCCATCTAA GAGACAGGAACAGTGGGCTCAGTGTGATAATTGCTCCAAGTGGAGGAAGTTGCCTGTCGAcattcttcttcctccaaagtGGACATGCTCAGACAATTCCTGGGATTCAAGCAG GTGCTCGTGTGCTGCACCAGAGGAGATGAGCCCAAAGCAATTGGATAATCTTCTGAGTTCATCTCTATCCCTTAAAG GTTTGAAGAAGAGACGAAAAATCATAGAGAAGAAGGAAGCTGAAGAACAAGAGCCTTCTGGCTTGGATGCCCTGGCTAGTGCTGCTATTCTGGGAGATAATGTGCGTGACTCAGGCGAGCAATTAGTTGGAGCCACCACCAAACATCCCCGTCACCGCCCTGGTTGTACTTGCATAGTGTGTATTCAACCCCCAAGCGGGAAGGGCAAGCACAAGCCATCATGCAAATGCAATGTGTGCTTGACAGTGAAACGGCGCTTTACAACCATGATGCAGCGGAAGAATGAGAAGCGTCAATTAGAACGCGAAGCAGAGAATTCCCAGAGGAAGAATGACAAACACAAGGATGAATCAGAAGTGAATGGCATCACATCGGGAGATACTGCGTTGCATATGAATCACTCAGCAGAGAATTCCCAGAGGAACAATAACAACCACAAGGATGAATCAGAAATGAATGGCACCACATCAGGAGATGCTGGATTGCATAGGAATCACTCATCGGAGAATGGAGCCAGCAGCAGCCATAGCAGAACTCAAGCAGCTGCTGCTGAAAGTTCCAGTGCCAGACAAATTGACCTGAATTGTGAACCCTTCGGTTTGTTTAGGAACTCCACACTTCAAGATCTCTTGAAGCTTGCTAAAGCTGCCTCCGCGGCCCGACCATTGGAGAAGTACACAAACGAAAATTCCCTCAGAACCATGATGTGCGAGGAACAAGCTGGTCTTGCTTCTTGTTCACTTACACAAGCCAATGGTGACAATGAGAGACGACTGCCTAATGAAGCTCGCATTTCATCTGTGGCATGGGACTGCCCAAGTATAGGTGATAAGGTTTACCGTGAGCCTGATTTAGACTGA
- the LOC112167387 gene encoding Werner Syndrome-like exonuclease isoform X2, translating to MFFKPSLWGYIVLVGSKHQVSYIYLVLKTRMAISIVDHELPYDTHNLYDVTFYNDQIHTLVTHSAPMVESWLSEIMPIINENPIVGLDVEWRPNFNSNSDHPIATLQLCVDHRCLIFQLIHAQNIPQSLFDFLANGSYKFVGAGIQNDTEKLLLDYDLKVTNTVNLGALAATKLGRSELKNAGLKGLSKEVLRKELQKSRKVTMSRWDNEWLTCNQVQYACIDAFISSEIGRQLTAMA from the exons ATGTTCTTTAAACCCAGCTTGTGGGGTTATATTG TACTAGTTGGTTCAAAACATCAAGTTTCTTATATTTATCTTGTTTTGAAGACCAGAATGGCCATCAGCATAGTAGACCACGAATTGCCATACGACACCCACAATCTCTACGATGTAACATTTTACAATGATCAAATCCACACCCTAGTCACTCACAGCGCACCCATGGTGGAATCCTGGCTCTCTGAAATCATGCCCATAATCAATGAAAACCCAATTGTAGGCCTGGACGTGGAGTGGCGTCCTAATTTTAACAGCAACAGCGACCACCCAATTGCGACCTTGCAGCTTTGTGTGGACCATCGTTGCCTCATCTTCCAACTCATCCACGCCCAGAACATCCCACAATCGCTCTTTGATTTTCTTGCTAATGGCAGTTACAAATTTGTGGGTGCTGGGATCCAGAATGATACAGAGAAGCTCCTTCTGGACTATGACTTGAAGGTGACCAATACTGTTAATCTTGGGGCTTTGGCAGCGACTAAATTGGGTAGGAGTGAGTTGAAGAATGCTGGGTTGAAGGGCCTGTCTAAAGAGGTGCTTAGGAAGGAGCTCCAGAAGTCTAGGAAGGTGACAATGAGTAGGTGGGATAATGAGTGGCTCACTTGTAATCAGGTTCAGTAtgcttgtattgatgcttttATTTCCTCTGAGATTGGGAGGCAGTTAACTGCCATGGCTTGA
- the LOC112167387 gene encoding Werner Syndrome-like exonuclease isoform X3, translating to MAISIVDHELPYDTHNLYDVTFYNDQIHTLVTHSAPMVESWLSEIMPIINENPIVGLDVEWRPNFNSNSDHPIATLQLCVDHRCLIFQLIHAQNIPQSLFDFLANGSYKFVGAGIQNDTEKLLLDYDLKVTNTVNLGALAATKLGRSELKNAGLKGLSKEVLRKELQKSRKVTMSRWDNEWLTCNQVQYACIDAFISSEIGRQLTAMA from the coding sequence ATGGCCATCAGCATAGTAGACCACGAATTGCCATACGACACCCACAATCTCTACGATGTAACATTTTACAATGATCAAATCCACACCCTAGTCACTCACAGCGCACCCATGGTGGAATCCTGGCTCTCTGAAATCATGCCCATAATCAATGAAAACCCAATTGTAGGCCTGGACGTGGAGTGGCGTCCTAATTTTAACAGCAACAGCGACCACCCAATTGCGACCTTGCAGCTTTGTGTGGACCATCGTTGCCTCATCTTCCAACTCATCCACGCCCAGAACATCCCACAATCGCTCTTTGATTTTCTTGCTAATGGCAGTTACAAATTTGTGGGTGCTGGGATCCAGAATGATACAGAGAAGCTCCTTCTGGACTATGACTTGAAGGTGACCAATACTGTTAATCTTGGGGCTTTGGCAGCGACTAAATTGGGTAGGAGTGAGTTGAAGAATGCTGGGTTGAAGGGCCTGTCTAAAGAGGTGCTTAGGAAGGAGCTCCAGAAGTCTAGGAAGGTGACAATGAGTAGGTGGGATAATGAGTGGCTCACTTGTAATCAGGTTCAGTAtgcttgtattgatgcttttATTTCCTCTGAGATTGGGAGGCAGTTAACTGCCATGGCTTGA
- the LOC112202781 gene encoding uncharacterized protein LOC112202781, with protein MESIQGFTKSTQEFFDNLIHRRANCRNPIEILKRLQRETFSDLMRLRDRQDQVERMVSLFGPSKGSPFQGGNTPLKVEADFLGGLLWKHNNNDDDDDGGHQYPDALSRAGIRTGFDSRLSIEISPSPHDALLTEFVAGQKYRNDGFDVSECQVSLAKVSYMANVSNWLSAIAIPVGARCRDFAVVTSPSHQGKGLTDRSSFGPPLLNEYNGSAIGIMVKNANVVVASLAQSVSGLGVPVRSGRVGHCLSTFGQIVCQLPGNTKLSLLGLHQMPKSSGEHVNHGALSVPSGSLEHHTSPPTMAEASAPPPRTNSQGNTSATGSIAVMFESEIDETTKIGSWVEMKKLNPRHLEWAVSVSDDSKDSVGWGISLNGMVGGPNSCDHFQMESYLKFNLSERFSVKPGIVHIIDGNAKMTALMLRSNWSL; from the exons ATGGAGTCCATACAAGGTTTCACGAAATCGACCCAAGAGTTTTTCGACAACCTCATCCACCGCCGTGCAAATTGCCGGAATCCG ATTGAAATACTGAAGCGATTGCAAAGAGAGACGTTTTCAGATTTGATGAGACTGAGGGACAGGCAAGACCAAGTTGAGAGAATGGTGTCCTTGTTTGGGCCTTCTAAAGGAAGCCCATTTCAAGGAGGCAACACCCCTTTAAAGGTAGAAGCTGATTTCTTGGGGGGTTTGTTATGGAAGCATaataataatgatgatgatgatgatgggggTCATCAATACCCTGATGCTCTTAGTAGAGCTGGGATTAGAACTGGGTTTGATTCTAGGTTGAGTATTGAAATATCTCCCTCACCGCATGATGCTCTTTTGACTGAGTTTGTGGCCGGTCAGAAGTACAGGAATGATGGTTTTGATGTTTCAGAATGTCAGGTTTCTCTAGCTAAAGTGTCTTATATGGCAAATGTGAGCAATTGGTTGTCCGCCATTGCAATTCCAGTGGGAGCTCGGTGCAGGGACTTCGCGGTTGTTACGAGTCCTTCCCATCAG GGAAAGGGCCTAACTGATCGATCATCATTCGGACCACCTCTTCTAAATGAGTATAATGGCAGTGCAATTGGCATAATGGTGAAAAATGCAAATGTGGTTGTTGCTTCATTGGCTCAGTCTGTTTCGGGACTGGGAGTGCCAGTACGTTCTGGTAGAGTTGGGCACTGCTTGAGCACTTTTGGTCAAATTGTCTGCCAACTTCCCGGAAACACCAAACTCTCGCTTCTTGGTCTTCACCAAATGCCTAAATCGTCAGGTGAACATGTCAATCACGGAGCTCTTTCCGTCCCATCAGGCAGTTTAGAACACCATACGTCTCCTCCAACAATGGCTGAAGCATCTGCTCCACCCCCAAGAACAAACTCACAAGGAAACACGTCAGCAACTGGATCCATTGCTGTGATGTTCGAATCTGAAATTGACGAGACCACAAAGATTGGGAGTTgggttgagatgaagaaattgaatcCCAGGCATTTAGAATGGGCCGTTTCTGTGTCCGATGACTCTAAAGATTCAGTTGGATGGGGAATAAGTTTAAATGGGATGGTTGGGGGTCCCAATAGCTGTGACCATTTTCAGATGGAATCCTACTTGAAATTTAACTTAAGTGAGAGATTCAGTGTAAAGCCTGGTATTGTACATATAATCGATGGCAATGCCAAAATGACTGCCCTTATGCTTAGGTCTAATTGGTCTCTCTGA